From the genome of Sinanaerobacter sp. ZZT-01:
CTATCGCAGGTAACGGGACGGTTATCTATGGTTCTTACCTAAGTAAGTCCGAAAATGTTATAACGGCAGCACGTAATGTAGCGATATTTGATACTATTGCAGCTCTTCTTGCCGCTTTAGTTATTATTCCTGCCATGGCAGTAGGTGGTGCAGAACTCTCATCAGGTGGTCCCGGACTTATGTTCATCTACCTTATTAATGTATTTAACGGTATGCCTGGGGGAACTATAGTAGGAATCATTTTCTACGTCTGTGTACTCTTCGCAGGTATAAGCTCACTCATTAACTTATATGAAGCGCCTGTTGCTACGCTCCAAGAGATGTTTGGCATGAAGAGACTTCAGGCAGTTGGAGCAATTGCTGTTGTAGGATGTGGGGTTGCATTGTGTATACAGGGTATCGTATCGGGTTGGATGGATGCAGTTTCTATTTATGTATGTCCTCTTGGCGCTATGTTGGCAGGTATTATGTTCTTCTATGTTGCAGGTGACAAGTTCGTACTTGATTCAGTTAACGAAGGTGCAAATAAACCGATCGGTTCTTGGTTTATATCTCTTGGTAAGTTTCTTTTCGTTCCACTTGCATTTATCGCACTCGTTACAGGTGTTATGTTCGGTGGGATTGGCTAACTTTCATACCTTACATTGAAAAATAGGATGCTTGAGATGATCTTTAATATAGCTTGAGTAGCGGAGCCCCTTGAGCAGATAAAAAATGACAAAATGTCTTTTAAAGAAAAATAGAATTAAATCACAATATATTATGTGAAAAAACAGGGCAAAAAAATGATGGTTTTACACTAGCGCTGAAGATAAAATTGAATATTGAATCAGTGAATAAATAAGAGGCAGAGTTTGTAGTCAACTTAAAAGATCTACAAATCCTGCCTCCTTTCAGTATAGAAGTAAACTGTAAGTACTAAAGTTATTTCCAACCGGATAGCAAAGTTTTGTTATTTGCAATAGCAGATACTACTTCCTTCCCGGATTCGAAATCGTCAAAGGTACCTTTATTAATTTCGTCGATGGCTTTACTTAAAAGTTTTTCGTAATATGCTTCAGGTGTTAAATCGGTTGTGGATTGGATAAAATCCTCTTGGGATTCAGTAGAGGCTAGTCGTGCATACTCGTCTTTTATTTGCTCTATGAGCTTATCACGGTTCATAAAATTTACTCCTTTTCATATAAAGTTTATTTTGTCGTCAGTAGGTTTATGGTAACTGCTGAACTCTTCTTAATAGTAATAGAGGTATTATTTGCCGATGAAATAATTTTATTCAGATTTGTATTAGACTTGACTTGATCAGGAGTGGAGTGTGGGGGCATTTCGCCCAAAGGGAAAAGGTGTACTTCCCTACTTTGGAAATATACAGAAATTGTGGTAAGCTTTTAAAAAGCAGAACGGAAAATGTGCAAGTAATTGTTAAGGAGTATTTGAAAGTTGTGGAACAAGCCGGTTATGAAATGGCAACGCAGGGTGAGCTTCATGAAGAAACCAAAGATAATCTTGATATGGAACTGATGTCTACTGTAGATTATGTCAAATATTTGGAAATGTAGTGTTTCTTATGAATAGCACCTACCGTCATCACAAAACTAACAAGTAAATTAAATCTAACATCCCTAAAGCAATCTTTATTCGTAAAGGTTGTTTTTTTTGTTATAAAATTGAGAAAGGGCTGGAATAGATAGAGCTTGATATTTGAAAATTGACAACTTCTGTCGGTTGTGCTATTCTTGAAATAGACAGGAGCTGTCGGTATGTTTGGAGGGATGATTTCCTTATTAGAAATATAAATAACGGTTTTTGTCATTGTAGTAGGAATCTTGGTATTATCTGTATATTTCTCAAAGAGATTAGAATAAAACACATAAGGAGGAGCTAAGAATGGATACAGAACGTTTTGACCATATCGACTTGCAAAATGAAAAGGTGCTTCGTATTGTAAATTGTGGATTTGAGGTGTTTGCTAAAAATAGTTTCGAAAAAGCTTCGACAAACCTAATCGTAGAAAATGCCGAGATTTCCAGAGGTCTTTTATATCATTATTTCAGAAACAAAAAGGAGCTTTTTGAATTTCTTTTGTATTTTTCGGGAAAGAAAATTATAAGCAACATGGTGGATTCTGTTGACTGGTCTAATACTGATTTTTTATTGCGGGTAAGGCAGGCTTTGATTTCTAAAATAGAGACGCTTGCAGAATACCCGTACCTCTACGAATTTTGTGATAAATATGCAAGAGACTATGCTGAGGAACTGGCGCAAAAGTTAATGCCTGACATAAGTAGTCGTCTATTTAAGGAAAACCTTGATTTTTCACAGCTTCGTAAGGAAGTGGATGTTGAACTGATGAAAAGCACAATTGTAAATGCTTTAAGTAAACTTATAACCAAAATACTTAAGGACGGAACTGGGCTTAGCAAAACGGATATTGTTTTGCGTGAAACAGCGGAAATAGATAGATATTTGGAATTTTTCAGAACAGTATTTTATATGTAATGGAGGTGCGCATGAATAAAGTTTATAATTTTAACTCAAAAACAATACCACTGCTTTCCGAGGTCGGTGGCAAGGCAAAGGCACTGATTGAAACGACGAATGCA
Proteins encoded in this window:
- a CDS encoding TetR/AcrR family transcriptional regulator produces the protein MDTERFDHIDLQNEKVLRIVNCGFEVFAKNSFEKASTNLIVENAEISRGLLYHYFRNKKELFEFLLYFSGKKIISNMVDSVDWSNTDFLLRVRQALISKIETLAEYPYLYEFCDKYARDYAEELAQKLMPDISSRLFKENLDFSQLRKEVDVELMKSTIVNALSKLITKILKDGTGLSKTDIVLRETAEIDRYLEFFRTVFYM